In Leptospira levettii, the genomic window TTTTCGGATGAAGATAGTGCCCGTGTCTTCTATGAAGAAGTCATCTTTATGCTCGCAAGCCAAATGGCTGCCCCTAACTCCCCACAATGGTTCAACACTGGACTCCACTGGGCGTATGGAATTGATGGTAAGTCACAAGGTCATTATTATGTAGATCCAAAATCGGGAAAATTAGTAAGATCCGCCTCTTCTTATGAACACCCACAACCACATGCATGTTTCATCCAATCTGTGGATGATGATTTAGTGAATGAAGGTGGGATCATGGACCTTTGGGTCAGAGAAGCTCGCCTCTTTAAATACGGTTCGGGTACAGGAACCAACTTCTCCAACCTTCGTGCTGCCAATGAGTCTCTTTCTGGTGGTGGCAAAAGTTCTGGTCTTATGTCCTTCCTAAAAATTGGGGACCGTGCTGCTGGTGCTATTAAGTCTGGTGGTACAACTCGCCGTGCGGCAAAGATGGTTTGTCTTGATATGGACCACCCTGATATCGAAGAATTTATCGATTGGAAAGTCCAAGAAGAGAAAAAAGTGGCTTCCCTCGTCACAGGTTCCATTCTAAACAACCGACTCTTAAATGAAATTATGACGGCTTGTGCTTCCGCCAAACAAACACTTGGTGAGGAAAAAGCATATGACCCAACTGCCAACGTCGAACTCAAGAAAGCGATTCAGAAAGCAAGAAAAGCGTTTGTTCCAGACAACTACATCAAACGAGTGATTGATTTGTCGAGACAAGGATACAAAGACCTACTCTTCGAAGAACTCACAACCGATTGGCAATCCGAAGCATACAACACAGTTTCTGGACAAAACTCCAATAACTCCGTACGAATCACTAATGAGTTTATGGAAGCAGTCGAAAAAGACCTCCCCTTCCACCTTGTGAACCGTACAGAAAAGGAAAAAGCTCGCAAAGAAGGTCGTGAACCAAAAGCGGCAAAAACCTTACGGGCTCGCGACCTATGGGAAAGAATTGCAAATGCAGCTTGGAACTCAGCTGACCCAGGAACACAGTACCATAGCACAATCAACGAATGGCATACTTGTCCAGAAGATGGAGAGATCAATGCATCCAATCCGTGTTCTGAATACATGTTCCTCGACAACACAGCGTGTAACTTGGCTTCTGCGAACCTTGTTAAATTCCTAAAGGAAGATGGATCCTTCGATGTAGAAGGATATCGTTACCTGAACAAAATCTGGACTATCATCTTAGAGATTTCGGTTCTCATGGCACAGTTCCCATCGAAAGAAATTGCGGAATTGTCTTACAAATTTAGAACCTTAGGTCTCGGGTATGCAAACCTTGGTTCCCTACTTATGATCATGGGAATTCCTTATGACTCACAAGAAGCAATGGCTGTGACGGGTGCCATTTCTTCCATCATGCACATGACTGCGTATGCAACGTCAGCAGAGATGGCAAAGGAACTCGGACCATTTGCTGGTTACGAAAAAAACAAAGACCACATGTTGCGTGTGATCCGTAACCACAGACGTGCAGCATATAATGCTCCAAAAGAAGAATATGAAGGACTCACTATCACTCCTGTGGGAATCAACCCTTCTTTCCTACCGTCTTATTTACTCGAAGCAGCAAAAGAAGATTCAGATAGAGCATTGGCAATGGGAGAACAATTTGGTTACCGCAATGCGCAAGTAACAGTGATTGCTCCTACAGGAACGATTGGTCTTGTGATGGATTGTGATACCACTGGAATCGAACCTGACTTCGCTCTTGTGAAATATAAAAAATTGGCTGGTGGTGGTTATTTCAAAATCATCAACCAATCGGTGCCTGCAGCCCTAAAAAAATTGGGTTATAGCCAAGCAGAACAAGATGCGATTGTGAACTACTGTAAAGGCCATGCAACTTTCAATGGAGCCCCTGGTGTTAACACTGCACGTTTGAAAGAAAAAGGATTCACCGAAGATGTATTAGAAAAATTGGAAAAACAACTTCCGTTTGTGTTTGATATCCAATTTGCTTTCAACAAATTTACATTAGGTGAAGATTTCCTTGCCAAAACCTTGGGAATTGACCCTTCCCTTTACAATTCCATGGGTTTCAATTTACTCGAAACATTGGGGTTTACTGCAGATGAAATCGCACAAGCAAATGATTATGTTTGCGGAACGATGACCATCGAAAACGCACCATTTATCAAAGAGAAGGATCTTCCTGTTTTTGATTGTGCAAACAAATGTGGTAAATACGGAAAACGTTTTTTGTCTTATCAATCACACATCCGAATTATGGCAGC contains:
- a CDS encoding vitamin B12-dependent ribonucleotide reductase, whose product is MKIERHFTKGNKGLYPNLTWVRKDSKITNTDGSVVFEANGVEVPDFWSQVATDILAQKYFRRKGVPKYLKKVAEKGIPEWLQRSVPDDEKLVALNPEDRYVGESDSKQVFHRLAGCWTYWGYKYGYFSDEDSARVFYEEVIFMLASQMAAPNSPQWFNTGLHWAYGIDGKSQGHYYVDPKSGKLVRSASSYEHPQPHACFIQSVDDDLVNEGGIMDLWVREARLFKYGSGTGTNFSNLRAANESLSGGGKSSGLMSFLKIGDRAAGAIKSGGTTRRAAKMVCLDMDHPDIEEFIDWKVQEEKKVASLVTGSILNNRLLNEIMTACASAKQTLGEEKAYDPTANVELKKAIQKARKAFVPDNYIKRVIDLSRQGYKDLLFEELTTDWQSEAYNTVSGQNSNNSVRITNEFMEAVEKDLPFHLVNRTEKEKARKEGREPKAAKTLRARDLWERIANAAWNSADPGTQYHSTINEWHTCPEDGEINASNPCSEYMFLDNTACNLASANLVKFLKEDGSFDVEGYRYLNKIWTIILEISVLMAQFPSKEIAELSYKFRTLGLGYANLGSLLMIMGIPYDSQEAMAVTGAISSIMHMTAYATSAEMAKELGPFAGYEKNKDHMLRVIRNHRRAAYNAPKEEYEGLTITPVGINPSFLPSYLLEAAKEDSDRALAMGEQFGYRNAQVTVIAPTGTIGLVMDCDTTGIEPDFALVKYKKLAGGGYFKIINQSVPAALKKLGYSQAEQDAIVNYCKGHATFNGAPGVNTARLKEKGFTEDVLEKLEKQLPFVFDIQFAFNKFTLGEDFLAKTLGIDPSLYNSMGFNLLETLGFTADEIAQANDYVCGTMTIENAPFIKEKDLPVFDCANKCGKYGKRFLSYQSHIRIMAAAQPFISGAISKTINLPEEATIEDVKNAYLMSWKVMIKANALYRDGSKLSQPLNSVFQLLSAVGEEEEELSSTSAPKTVTEVAEKLVYKYISERRKLPHRRAGYTQKAMVGGHKVYLRTGEYEDGQLGEIFIDMHKEGAAFRSLMNAFAIAVSLGLQHGVPLEEFVEAFTFFKFEPNGMVSGNPHIKMSTSVIDYIFRELAITYLGRYDLAQVSPEDLRTDEVGRKAEPTRDTVGKQESSVPRTPLQVNAISMKSVLEDKPEVVAVAGQTPQQPTQAQSAAATLKIIAEARTKGYTGDSCTECGSFQMVRNGACLKCISCGSTTGCS